One Thermostichus vulcanus str. 'Rupite' DNA segment encodes these proteins:
- a CDS encoding Hsp20/alpha crystallin family protein: MPRLHFNPILEVGSLQRDLNRLLEWPTERPSATVPAAPLQVWESAEAYTVHLLIPGADRESLNIEAAPHQLSVSGEIKLSGPAGAELRYQEVEGKSFQRSLKLARRIQPEKVAATYTDGILSLTLPKAEAARAVKVQVSAPGEAPASKTVAVEGQSA, from the coding sequence ATGCCACGCCTCCATTTCAACCCCATTCTCGAAGTGGGATCCTTACAACGGGATCTCAACCGCCTACTGGAATGGCCCACCGAGCGCCCCAGCGCCACTGTTCCTGCTGCCCCGCTACAGGTTTGGGAAAGTGCTGAAGCCTACACAGTTCATCTGTTGATCCCTGGCGCGGATCGGGAGAGCCTAAATATCGAAGCGGCTCCCCATCAGCTCTCGGTCAGCGGTGAGATCAAGCTAAGTGGCCCTGCCGGTGCCGAACTGCGCTACCAAGAGGTAGAAGGCAAATCCTTTCAGCGCAGCCTGAAGTTGGCCCGTCGCATCCAACCGGAAAAGGTAGCCGCCACTTATACCGATGGCATTCTCAGCCTCACCCTGCCCAAGGCCGAAGCCGCCCGGGCGGTGAAAGTGCAAGTGAGTGCCCCAGGGGAAGCGCCTGCATC